A genomic stretch from Dama dama isolate Ldn47 chromosome 10, ASM3311817v1, whole genome shotgun sequence includes:
- the LOC133063948 gene encoding uncharacterized protein LOC133063948, translating to MEGAASFAYARSPRGPAMLGGAQDLSGYTVKATVLLNFAEPKTGYRSVRVSCGRAQTRKDPEKLEGHPGPAGWELPRTGWPSCKPARRGGVLAPPPGGPSAREPPHPEVRPRCAASSPSPIETETIPRIWLRFSARDPKAEPRSQASKDRQQKSLQHRLVGLGTSASFRFEDSGSLRSPEQRNRGSRRPRSDRPRWVLFRQAAVAALGRSSGGGLLEPWAWPWGRTPRWLSLGSREARRPLGWVMIGLGDDVTCCVCL from the exons ATGGAGGGCGCAG CTTCCTTCGCGTATGCGCGGTCTCCCCGGGGTCCCGCGATGCTCGGGGGCGCGCAGGATCTGAGCGGATATACCG TGAAAGCTACAGTTCTCCTGAACTTCGCTGAACCTAAAACTG GTTACAGATCCGTGAGGGTTTCCTGCGGCCGAGCCCAGACCAGGAAGGACCCGGAGAAGCTCGAGGGTCACCCGGGACCGGCCGGCTGGGAG CTGCCGCGGACTGGGTGGCCTTCCTGCAAGCCGGCGAGGAGGGGCGGAGTTCTGGCTCCGCCGCCCGGGGGCCCCAGCGCGCGGGAGCCCCCTCACCCGGAGGTTCGGCCGCGCTGCGCCGCCTCCTCTCCTTCTCCAATCGAAACCGAAACCATCCCCAGGATCTGGCTGCGATTCTCAGCCCGGGATCCGAAGGCGGAGCCGCGGTCTCAGGCCTCCAAGGACAGACAGCAGAAGTCGCTACAGCACCGGCTCGTTGGTCTAGGG ACATCGGCTAGTTTTCGGTTTGAAGACTCCGGATCTCTGCGGAGTCCTGAGCAACGGAATCGCGGTTCCCGCCGGCCGCGATCCGATCGTCCGCGCTGGGTCCTGTTCCGCCAAGCGGCCGTCGCTGCGCTGGGTCGCAGCAGCGGCGGCGGCCTCCTCGAGCCCTGGGCCTGGCCCTGGGGGAGGACACCGAGGTGGCTCAGTCTCGGCTCTCGGGAGGCCAGACGGCCACTGGGCTGGGTGATGATCGGGCTGGGCGATGATGTGACTTGCTGCGTGTGTTTATAG